The Prevotella sp. E9-3 genome has a window encoding:
- a CDS encoding beta-galactosidase — translation MRNIIRKFAFAAMLLTAPAMMQAAQKNVVNKPGTFTTGNKTFLLNGQPFVVKAAEVHYPRIPRPYWEHRIQMCKALGMNTVCIYVFWNIHEQKEGEFNFTGNNDVAEFCRLAQKNGMYVIVRPGPYVCAEWEMGGLPWWLLKKKDIKLRERDPYFMERVKLFEQKVGEQLAPLTIQNGGPIIMVQVENEYGSYGEDKPYVSEIRDCLRSIYGKELSLFQCDWSSNFTKNGLDDLTWTMNFGTGANIDQQFRRLGELRPNAPKMCSEFWSGWFDKWGARHETRPAKDMVEGMDEMLSKGISFSLYMTHGGTSFGHWAGANSPGFAPDVTSYDYDAPINEYGHATPKFWELRKMMAKYNNGKKMPAVPKAPMPIITVPKFELKEFAPLYNGFDYKYTWWDHKEEAHGDRPKTFEELDMGWGTVLYTTRLPQIDNVKVEGVYPNDAFTCTLTIDAHDYAQVFIDGKYIGKVDRVKNEKTLTLPGIKQGQELQILVEGMGRINFGRAIKDFKGLVSKPTITAELHSHLGGVDKTEVTFTPNQWECMRIPDDYEVAVKAFEMQKTKPTTREKLNEPVIGRGYRYAKNSDDLIFGRGYYRGYFELKKVGDTFLNFETWGKGQVYVNGHAMGRIWSIGPQQTLYVPGCWLKKGKNEIIVLDVVGPREAVVWGQTEPELNKLQLEKSNKHNNIGDKPDLNSATPVAIGSFKAGNGWQTISFNAPAKGRYLAIECLSTQKEGDRVAIAELYLQNPGGRRLSREPWKTKYADSEDEAGNHLGDKVFDLQESTYWQTEKGSAMPHLLVIDLGSEQTVNALEYLPRAEQGAPGSVKNFRIYLY, via the coding sequence ATGAGAAACATTATTCGCAAGTTCGCATTTGCTGCGATGTTGCTGACTGCACCTGCCATGATGCAAGCAGCGCAGAAGAACGTTGTCAACAAGCCTGGCACCTTTACTACGGGCAATAAGACATTCTTGCTCAATGGACAGCCTTTTGTTGTGAAGGCTGCCGAAGTTCATTATCCCCGTATTCCGCGTCCTTACTGGGAACACCGCATCCAGATGTGTAAGGCACTCGGTATGAATACAGTGTGCATCTATGTATTCTGGAACATCCACGAACAAAAAGAGGGCGAGTTTAACTTTACAGGCAATAACGATGTGGCTGAGTTCTGTCGCCTGGCACAGAAGAATGGCATGTATGTTATTGTGCGCCCTGGTCCCTATGTGTGTGCAGAATGGGAGATGGGCGGTTTGCCCTGGTGGCTGCTGAAGAAGAAAGATATCAAACTACGCGAACGCGATCCGTACTTTATGGAGCGTGTAAAACTGTTCGAGCAGAAGGTGGGCGAGCAATTGGCTCCGCTGACCATCCAGAACGGTGGCCCTATCATCATGGTACAGGTGGAGAACGAGTACGGTTCGTATGGTGAGGATAAGCCTTATGTCAGTGAGATACGCGACTGCTTACGCTCTATCTATGGTAAGGAGCTGTCTTTGTTCCAGTGCGACTGGTCTTCTAACTTCACCAAGAATGGTCTTGACGACCTGACATGGACCATGAACTTCGGCACAGGAGCCAATATCGATCAGCAGTTCCGTCGTTTGGGTGAGCTGCGTCCCAATGCGCCCAAGATGTGTTCTGAGTTCTGGAGCGGTTGGTTCGACAAGTGGGGTGCACGTCATGAGACCCGTCCTGCCAAGGATATGGTGGAGGGTATGGATGAAATGCTCTCGAAAGGCATCTCGTTCTCACTCTATATGACCCACGGAGGTACTTCGTTTGGTCACTGGGCAGGTGCTAACTCTCCTGGTTTTGCACCCGATGTCACCTCTTATGACTATGATGCCCCTATCAATGAATATGGCCATGCCACACCAAAGTTCTGGGAACTGCGCAAGATGATGGCAAAATACAACAATGGCAAAAAGATGCCTGCCGTGCCCAAGGCTCCTATGCCCATCATCACCGTGCCTAAGTTTGAGTTGAAGGAGTTTGCACCGCTATATAACGGCTTTGACTACAAATATACTTGGTGGGACCACAAAGAAGAGGCTCATGGCGACCGCCCAAAGACCTTTGAGGAGCTCGACATGGGCTGGGGTACCGTGCTCTATACCACTCGTCTTCCCCAGATTGACAATGTGAAAGTGGAAGGTGTCTATCCGAACGATGCGTTTACGTGTACACTCACTATAGATGCTCACGACTATGCCCAGGTATTCATCGACGGTAAGTACATTGGTAAGGTGGACCGTGTGAAGAACGAGAAGACACTTACCTTGCCTGGTATCAAGCAAGGTCAGGAACTGCAGATTCTTGTTGAGGGTATGGGCCGCATCAACTTCGGACGTGCCATCAAGGACTTCAAGGGACTTGTAAGCAAACCAACCATTACTGCTGAGCTACATTCTCATCTCGGCGGCGTTGACAAGACAGAGGTAACGTTTACTCCTAACCAATGGGAATGTATGCGCATTCCTGATGACTATGAGGTGGCTGTAAAAGCTTTCGAGATGCAGAAGACTAAGCCCACCACTCGCGAAAAGCTCAACGAACCTGTCATTGGTCGTGGCTATAGGTATGCCAAGAATAGTGACGACCTTATCTTCGGTCGCGGCTACTATCGTGGTTACTTCGAGCTGAAAAAGGTGGGTGACACGTTCCTGAATTTCGAGACATGGGGCAAAGGACAGGTATATGTCAACGGTCACGCCATGGGTCGCATCTGGTCTATCGGTCCGCAACAGACACTCTATGTGCCCGGTTGCTGGCTGAAGAAGGGCAAGAACGAAATCATCGTCCTCGACGTGGTTGGTCCTCGTGAGGCTGTCGTCTGGGGACAGACTGAGCCTGAACTGAACAAACTTCAGTTGGAGAAGAGCAACAAGCACAACAACATCGGCGACAAGCCCGACCTCAATAGTGCTACCCCTGTAGCTATTGGTTCCTTCAAGGCTGGCAATGGCTGGCAGACCATCAGTTTCAATGCTCCTGCCAAGGGCCGCTACCTCGCCATCGAATGTCTCTCTACGCAGAAGGAAGGTGACCGTGTGGCCATTGCTGAACTCTATCTGCAGAATCCTGGCGGTCGTCGTTTGAGTCGCGAACCTTGGAAGACAAAGTATGCCGACAGCGAGGATGAGGCAGGCAACCATCTTGGCGATAAGGTGTTCGACCTTCAGGAAAGCACTTACTGGCAGACAGAAAAGGGCTCTGCAATGCCTCATCTACTGGTGAT
- a CDS encoding GAF domain-containing protein — translation MEKEEKYTLLKQQIAALIEGETDAVAVMANVAAAIHEAMGFWWTGFYLEKNGVLTLGPFQGPVACYRIPHGKGVCGTAYERRETVVVPDVEQFPGHIACSSASRSEIVVPIFARDQRVLGVLDIDSRELNTFDDTDRRHLEAIVAMFAELLTEY, via the coding sequence ATGGAAAAAGAAGAGAAATATACACTGCTGAAACAGCAGATTGCTGCCCTGATTGAGGGCGAAACCGATGCTGTAGCCGTAATGGCTAATGTGGCTGCTGCCATCCACGAAGCAATGGGCTTCTGGTGGACAGGTTTTTATCTGGAGAAGAATGGAGTGCTGACGCTTGGACCGTTTCAGGGACCTGTGGCCTGCTATCGTATTCCTCACGGAAAGGGCGTATGCGGAACAGCCTATGAACGTCGTGAGACAGTGGTGGTGCCCGATGTGGAACAGTTCCCTGGGCATATAGCCTGTAGTAGTGCATCGCGTTCGGAAATCGTGGTGCCTATCTTTGCTCGTGATCAGCGTGTATTGGGCGTGCTAGATATCGACAGTCGCGAGTTGAATACCTTTGATGATACCGACCGTCGCCATCTGGAAGCTATCGTCGCAATGTTTGCAGAACTCTTGACAGAATATTAA
- a CDS encoding RluA family pseudouridine synthase, whose amino-acid sequence MRFNNPFDYEPHPLCLLAADEVNRFIASQSELLADAQRGKMFGVLIVEQGKESGLSYIAAYSGLLAGRNDWPFFVPPVFDAQQPDGHFKQTERLISSINAQLSQLSSSSTSPSTCSSEVLALKQQRKQLSEELQLWLFSQYRMLNALGEIKDLVEIWRDYHRLPKIQQRFPLPPGGSGDCCAPKLLQYAYQHGLSPVAIAEFWYGASPKGEIRHHGQFYPACRGKCLPILTHMLKGLDVDETPSPSVQNLKDQLEVLYADETILVVNKPSGLLSVPGRIEAPSVETILSEKYGRVFMPHRLDMDTSGLLVVARNEDAYKHLQHQFYSRTVSKKYIALLDVAERHKNGKTILHAGDKGTISLPLRPDPLDRPRQVVDPLHGKQAVTDFEVLSVMDSGVDSEGAVALVSLIPHTGRTHQLRVHCAHPDGLACPIVGDPLYGKKGQRLCLHAAELSFRHPSKGEQMHFTAPRPDFYKEE is encoded by the coding sequence TTGCGCTTCAATAATCCTTTCGACTACGAACCTCATCCGCTCTGTCTGTTGGCGGCGGATGAGGTTAATCGTTTTATTGCCTCGCAGTCGGAATTGCTTGCTGATGCTCAGCGCGGGAAGATGTTTGGCGTGTTGATTGTGGAGCAAGGAAAAGAATCGGGGCTTTCTTATATTGCTGCTTATTCCGGATTACTGGCAGGGCGTAACGACTGGCCTTTCTTTGTGCCTCCTGTTTTCGATGCTCAGCAGCCTGACGGTCATTTCAAACAGACCGAGCGTCTCATTTCTTCAATCAACGCCCAGTTGTCACAGTTATCCTCATCTTCAACATCCCCTTCCACCTGCTCGTCAGAGGTTCTTGCCCTCAAGCAGCAGCGCAAACAGTTGTCGGAGGAACTTCAGTTATGGCTGTTCAGTCAGTACCGCATGCTGAATGCACTGGGAGAAATAAAAGATTTGGTAGAGATATGGCGCGACTACCACCGTCTGCCGAAGATCCAGCAGCGTTTTCCTCTGCCGCCAGGCGGTAGCGGCGATTGCTGTGCACCGAAGTTGTTGCAGTATGCCTATCAGCACGGATTGTCCCCTGTGGCCATTGCCGAATTCTGGTATGGTGCATCTCCGAAAGGCGAAATCCGTCATCATGGACAGTTCTATCCTGCCTGTCGCGGAAAGTGTTTGCCCATCCTTACCCACATGCTCAAGGGACTGGATGTTGACGAAACGCCTTCGCCTTCGGTTCAGAATTTGAAAGACCAACTGGAGGTGCTTTATGCAGACGAAACGATTCTTGTAGTGAATAAACCCTCAGGTCTCCTTTCAGTACCAGGGCGAATAGAGGCTCCTTCTGTAGAAACAATCCTTTCTGAAAAATACGGTCGGGTGTTTATGCCTCACCGGTTGGATATGGACACATCAGGATTGCTGGTGGTGGCTCGTAATGAAGATGCATATAAACATCTGCAGCACCAGTTCTATTCGCGTACTGTTTCTAAGAAATATATCGCCTTATTGGATGTTGCGGAAAGACATAAGAATGGGAAAACGATTCTTCATGCAGGTGATAAAGGCACGATATCATTGCCTTTGCGGCCAGACCCATTAGACCGTCCACGCCAGGTGGTCGATCCTCTTCATGGCAAGCAGGCGGTTACCGATTTTGAGGTGCTGTCGGTTATGGACTCTGGTGTGGATAGTGAAGGTGCTGTTGCTCTCGTGTCGCTGATTCCTCATACCGGGCGTACCCACCAGTTGCGTGTGCACTGTGCTCATCCTGATGGCTTGGCTTGTCCTATCGTTGGTGATCCACTCTATGGAAAGAAAGGCCAACGGCTTTGTCTGCATGCTGCCGAATTGTCTTTTCGTCATCCATCAAAAGGCGAACAGATGCATTTCACCGCACCTCGACCAGACTTTTATAAAGAAGAATAA